Proteins co-encoded in one Pseudophryne corroboree isolate aPseCor3 chromosome 1, aPseCor3.hap2, whole genome shotgun sequence genomic window:
- the LOC134932137 gene encoding uncharacterized protein DDB_G0271670-like, with product MITLPSSSYSSMITLPSSPSSSMTILPSSSSSSMTTLPSSSSSSMITLPSSSSSSMITLPSSSSSIVTTLPSSSSSSMITLPSSPSSSMITLPSSSYSSMITLPSSPSSSMTILPSSSSSSMTTLPSSSSSSMITLPSSSSSSMITLPSSSSSIVTTLPSSSSSSMITLPSSSSSSSSMITLPSSSSSSMITLPSSSSSSMSTLPSSSSSSMTTLPSSSSSSMITLPSSSYSSMITLPPLHLAA from the exons ATGATCACCCTGCCCTCCTCTTCATACAGCAGCATGATCACCCTGCCCTCCTCTCCATCCAGCAGCATGACTATCCTGCCCTCCTCTTCATCCAGCAGCATGACTACCCTGCCCTCCTCTTCATCCAGCAGCATGATCACCCTGCCCTCCTCTTCATCCAGCAGCATGATCACCCTGCCCTCCTCTTCATCCAGCATCGTGACTACCCTGCCCTCCTCTTCATCCAGCAGCATGATCACCCTGCCCTCCTCTCCATCCAGCAGCATGATCACCCTGCCCTCCTCTTCATACAGCAGCATGATCACCCTGCCCTCCTCTCCATCCAGCAGCATGACTATCCTGCCCTCCTCTTCATCCAGCAGCATGACTACCCTGCCCTCCTCTTCATCCAGCAGCATGATCACCCTGCCCTCCTCTTCATCCAGCAGCATGATCACCCTGCCCTCCTCTTCATCCAGCATCGTGACTACCCTGCCCTCCTCTTCATCCAGCAGCATGATCACCCTGCCCTCCTCTTCATCCAGCAGC AGCAGCATGATCACCCTGCCCTCCTCTTCATCCAGCAGCATGATCACCCTACCCTCCTCTTCATCCAGCAGCATGAGCACCCTGCCCTCCTCTTCATCCAGCAGCATGACTACCCTGCCCTCCTCTTCATCCAGCAGCATGATCACCCTGCCCTCCTCTTCATACAGCAGCATGATCACCCTGCCTCCTCTTCATCTGGCAGCATGA
- the LOC134932143 gene encoding uncharacterized protein DDB_G0271670-like, with amino-acid sequence MITLPSSSYSSMITLPSSPSSSMTILPSSSSSSMTTLPSSSSSSMITLPSSSSSSMITLPSSSSSIVTTLPSSSSSSMITLPSSPSSSMITLPSSSYSSMITLPSSPSSSMTILPSSSSSSMTTLPSSSSSSMITLPSSSSSSMITLPSSSSSIVTTLPSSSSSSMITLPSSSSSSMITLPSSPSSSMITLPSSPSSSMITLPSSPSSSMIALPSSSYSSMITLPSSSYSSMITLPSSSYSSMITLPSSSSSSMITLPSSSSSSMITLPSSSSSSMITLPSSSSSSMIPCLPLHTAT; translated from the coding sequence ATGATCACCCTGCCCTCCTCTTCATACAGCAGCATGATCACCCTGCCCTCCTCTCCATCCAGCAGCATGACTATCCTGCCCTCCTCTTCATCCAGCAGCATGACTACCCTGCCCTCCTCTTCATCCAGCAGCATGATCACCCTGCCCTCCTCTTCATCCAGCAGCATGATCACCCTGCCCTCCTCTTCATCCAGCATCGTGACTACCCTGCCCTCCTCTTCATCCAGCAGCATGATCACCCTGCCCTCCTCTCCATCCAGCAGCATGATCACCCTGCCCTCCTCTTCATACAGCAGCATGATCACCCTGCCCTCCTCTCCATCCAGCAGCATGACTATCCTGCCCTCCTCTTCATCCAGCAGCATGACTACCCTGCCCTCCTCTTCATCCAGCAGCATGATCACCCTGCCCTCCTCTTCATCCAGCAGCATGATCACCCTGCCCTCCTCTTCATCCAGCATCGTGACTACCCTGCCCTCCTCTTCATCCAGCAGCATGATCACCCTGCCCTCCTCTTCATCCAGCAGCATGATCACCCTGCCCTCCTCTCCATCCAGCAGCATGATCACCCTGCCCTCCTCTCCATCCAGCAGCATGATCACCCTGCCCTCCTCTCCATCCAGCAGCATGATCGCCCTGCCCTCCTCTTCATACAGCAGCATGATCACCCTGCCCTCCTCTTCATACAGCAGCATGATCACCCTGCCCTCCTCTTCATACAGCAGCATGATCACCCTGCCCTCCTCTTCATCCAGCAGCATGATCACCCTGCCCTCCTCTTCATCCAGCAGCATGATCACCCTGCCCTCCTCTTCATCCAGCAGCATGATCACCCTGCCCTCCTCTTCATCCAGCAGCATGATCCCCTGCCTGCCTCTTCATACAGCAACATGA
- the LOC134932148 gene encoding uncharacterized protein DDB_G0271670-like: MAMPTTSKPWNLSHSGAWCICTLHCFSITPFIQQHDPLPSSSYSNMITLPSSSSSSMITLPSSSSSSMITLPSSSSSSMITLPSSSSSSMITLPSSSSSSMIPLPSSSYSNMITLPSSSYSSMITLPSSSYSSMITLPSSSSSSMIPLPSSSSSSMITLPSSSSSSMITLPSSSSSSMITLPSSSYSSMITLPSSSYSSMITLPSSSSSSMITLPSSSSSSMITLPSSSSSSMITLPSSSSSSMIPCLPLHTAT; this comes from the exons ATGGCGATGCCTACCACATCCAAGCCTTGGAATCTGTCGCACTctggggcttggtgcatatgca CGCTGCACTGCTTCAGCATAACCCCTTTCATCCAACAGCATGATCCCCTGCCTTCCTCTTCATACAGCAACATGATCACCCTGCCCTCCTCTTCATCCAGCAGCATGATCACCCTGCCCTCCTCTTCATCCAGCAGCATGATCACCCTGCCCTCCTCTTCATCCAGCAGCATGATCACCCTGCCCTCCTCTTCATCCAGCAGCATGATCACCCTGCCCTCCTCTTCATCCAGCAGCATGATCCCCCTGCCCTCCTCTTCATACAGCAACATGATCACCCTGCCCTCCTCTTCATACAGCAGCATGATCACCCTGCCCTCCTCTTCATACAGCAGCATGATCACCCTGCCCTCCTCTTCATCCAGCAGCATGATCCCCCTGCCCTCCTCTTCATCCAGCAGCATGATCACCCTGCCCTCCTCTTCATCCAGCAGCATGATCACCCTGCCCTCCTCTTCATCCAGCAGC ATGATCACCCTGCCCTCCTCTTCATACAGCAGCATGATCACCCTGCCCTCCTCTTCATACAGCAGCATGATCACCCTGCCCTCCTCTTCATCCAGCAGCATGATCACCCTGCCCTCCTCTTCATCCAGCAGCATGATCACCCTGCCCTCCTCTTCATCCAGCAGCATGATCACCCTGCCCTCCTCTTCATCCAGCAGCATGATCCCCTGCCTGCCTCTTCATACAGCAACATGA